TGTCAGTTttacccatccacacacacacacgctgaagACGAGTGTTTGTAAATGTCAGCTTTTAGGGACAAAAATTAATGTTTGCCTGTGGACAGGAGGCCAAATGTATTGGCAAAATCAGTATGTCCACTGTATGAActtttgctctgttttgatCCAATTCTTTTTGTGTGAACTCTTCACATTCGCGCTGTGTCTTGCTTTGAATAGCAGGAGTATTTATTcccattttgaagaaaaaaaagttcttcacTCTGTCTATTCCCACACTGACATATATACCTGTTTGTGTCTTGCTTCCTCGCACTCCTGAACAGACGACGCTTTTGGATAGACTGCCCTCTGTTCAGTGGTGACTCAAGGCTTCgataataaaatacacaaaagacAACTGTTTTTGGTGGGCAATTCTCACTGATACAAATAATTTCCAAAACAGTCcacgtttttaaaatatcatgGCCTAAACTCCCTTGTAGACTGTCTAAACTGCTTGATCTTACAAGTGTGATTATCTCACAGCACTCTGCATGCTTATGATGGGGATAATTACTGTTTGTTGACCCCATGTTAAGCATTATTCTGAGCTCTGCCACCTGATGGCTGATTTATCTGTTAAGGCCTATTGAATGCTACTGTTTACACATGTACTGCATATGGTTTCACATTGCTGCTTTATACTGCAGCATCCATCAAGCCACACGTGTGCTTTTGGCATTTTATTCCATTTACACAATGAAGAACTTAACATCTTTGTCCCTCCAGAAGAAAGGAGTATCAGGACTGGAGCAGTAGTTCATGGAAgacaagaaaaggaaaaaagaagaaaaaaggaaaagggaAGCCTCACAGAAGGTATGTTCAAAGATGTTGAACTGTTCCAGAGTCAAGCCGTTGCTATCATGAACCTGTTATTAATTACACTCAGTGTcatgatggtgtgtgtgtgtgtgtgtgtgtgtgtgtgcgagtctAAAGCTTCTGTAGCGAGCAATAATTTCATCGTggtgggccaccacaaatacatggatgtatgggaaacaccgATTCGAACACTTCTACCGTGCATCTGGAAAGTATTCACAGCGCTTCACttgttccactttttttttttatgtcacagccttattccaaaatggattAAATTATTTGTTTTCCTGAAATATTCTACACACAACACTCCATAACGACAATGTTGCAAATtgattaacaataaaaaaaaactgaaaaatcacaTACATAAGTGTTCACAGCCTTTGCCGTGAAGCTCAGAAGTGAGCTCAAGTGCGTTCTGTTTCCACTGATCATCCTTGAGATGTTTCAGCATCTTAATTGGAGTCCACCTGTGGTAAATTCACTTGATTGGACATTATTTAGAAAGGTACACACTGCTTTGAAGGTTCCAATGAGCACAGTGGCCTCCATAATCCGTaagtggaagaagtttggaacCACCAGGACGCTTCCTAGAGCTGGCCCGCCATCTAAGCTGAGTGATCGGGGGAGAAGGGCCTTAGTCAGTGAGGTGACCAATAACCCGATGGTCGCTCTGTCAGAGCTCCAGCGTTCCTCTGTGGAGAGAGGAGAACCTTCCAGTAGTACAACCATCTCTGCAGCAATCCACCAATTAGGCCTGTATGGTAGAGTGGCCAGACGGAAGCTACTCCTGAGTAAAAGGCGCATGGCAGCCCGCCTGGAGATTTCCAAAAGGCACATGAAGGATTCTCagatcatgagaaacaaaattctctggtctgatgagacaaaaatgtcaCTCTTTGGAGTGAATGTCAGGCGTTACATTTGGAGAAAACCAAGAATGTCCTTGAGTGGCCCAGCCAGAGCCCAGACCTGAATCCAATTAGACATCTTGAGAGAGATCTGAAAATGGCTGTGCACAGACACTTCCCATCCAACCTGATGGAGCTTGAGAGGTACTGCAAAGAGGAATGGGCGAAACTGCCCAAAGGTAGGTGTGCCAAACTTGTATGGCATCATATTCAAAACAACTTGAGGCTGTAATTGCTGCCAGAGGTGCATCAACTAAGTATTGAGcgaaggctgtgaatacttatgtacatgtgatttttcactttgttttattttgaatacatttgcaacaatttcaaaaagactttttcacaTTGTCGTTACGGggtgacataaaaaaatgtggaaaaagtgaagtgCTGTGAATACTTTACGGATGCACTGTAACActcgaataaagtgtaaaattaTGTTAACCGctaaatattaaaacattaaaacactcTTTAAGGCTCTTTTAATGGCAAATGACAAGACTGTTGTTGCAGATTTGCctcacatttcatttttcaagtGTAACAACAAAAGAACCACTGTAAAACCAGGCTCAGAGGTTAGGTCGATTTATTTGCACTAATGTGTTGGGATGAGCAGAATCTTCTTTTAATGCATGGTAAAGGTTGTCTGAAACAGTAGGAAATGTTTTGATTAAGGGTACATTAATCTTTCTTTAGGGTGAGTCCATGTAAGCAGGACTTGAACCAGTAAACCTCTAGGCTGCTGTTTAATGTAAAACTGAATGTTATCCTATTTGCAATTTTcctattttgtaatttttgtccTGTGAGAATTGACATTGGAATCATTAAATTGGTTTTACGTCTGTCTttattgtctttgtcttttaggTCACAGAACAAAAGAGCAAAGGTAAGCAGCACAGTGATCTATTGAAGATACAGAAGTGAGGTGTAGTAGCTGTGTTCTGGAAATCTTATctgatgtttctttttttcattcacCTGCATCATGATCCTTAACTACACCCCCCCTGCTCCCTGCCTTGCCGTGAACTACTAGACTTGACCAAGCAGGCGTCTGCCCAGCCTCCTGCCACTCAGAGCAGCCCTGCCTCCCCCTGCCCTGGACCCACCCCCTCTGCTTCCCCGTCCCCAGCCACTTCAGGCCCTGGCAGTGCTGCCGCCCAATCACAGGGTGGTAACAATGCCAAGCGCCTTGCAGTGGCCAACGGACAGCCCACCTCCACCCCCGGTTCTTCCTCCACCACAGGCAGCACAAGTGGTACTGGGAACGGGAATACAAGTAGCGGAGGTGCGGCCCTGGCACCTCAGCAGCAACCTCGTTATATGCCAAGAGAAGTGCCACCGCGATTCCGCTGCCAGCAGGACCATAAAGTGCTACTGAAAAGGGGCCAGCCACCACTGTCCTCTATGCTGctgggagggggaggaggaggggaaggCGCGAATGCAAGCATAGCTGCTGTCTCAGGTACGAATTACCAGCGTTTGTTTAAAACTAATATGATCGAAATTCCTTGTACACAATTAAACCTCGAATCATCATTTCAGATTCTGGTGCAGCTACCTCCTCTTTGGCCCTCACCTCATCATCAGTTGCTGCTTCTTCCACTACTtctaattatgcaaattccaTGTGGGGGGCAAGCTTAGGCTCCCAGGCCTCCTCTCAGGGCAGGGAGAAGGTGATTGTAGATGGGAATGACCTGGAAGAGTGGCCCAGCATCGGTGGCAGTGATGGAGGAGGAGCTTGTTTCACTGTAGCTGGAGgaagcggcagcagcagcaacaacaacaatggaatGCCTGTGAACAGCACTAGTGCCTCTGGCAACCAATCCTCATCCACTTCCTTGTTCTCTTTGCCCAATGAATGTATGCAGTCGTCCAGTAGTGTGGCATGGGGGACGGCTGCCTCCCAGGGCCATCTTGGAGGAGGAAATGCAGTAGTTTCAGCCGGGCCTGTGTTACAACAGTCCTCCTCACTTTCCAAagcctccactgtgccaggaAGCCATGATGCCAGTGGCCTCGTTGACAGCAGCAGTGGGATTCCAGGTGCCAACTTTAATCCAAATGCCAATCCTTCGGCCTGGCCTGCCCTGGTACAACAGGATGAGCCTGCTGCTGCAGGTGAAGGAGGTTCGTCTTCCTACCATCACCAGGGCCCTGGAGGGACCATATCTGCCAACAATTCTGCTTCCGTAGGGCTAAAGGCTGGGTCAGTTGGGGTGCTAGGGGGTCACCAAGCTTTGCCTGTGAATCAATCAAGCACCCACCAGCACCAACTTCACCAAATGCAATCTAGAGACAGAGAGATGGGAGGGGGGAAGTGGGACAGCGAATCAGCGGGACCAAAAATTGCAGGAGAGGAAGGAGTTGTGGGAGGAATGGGCGCTGGGATAAATGTTGGCGACCACAATCATTCTTCCTCATGGAGGGCCCAGCCCTCTTACCCTGCTTCTAACTCCAAAACGGGTGCCTCAAGGACTGATGGATGGGAGGGTGGCATGGGGGGATACAGAGCTGCTGAGGGGGATAATGGGACTTCAGGTTGGGGTTTTCCAGGGCCCTCTCGTGGGCCTAATGCATGGGGGAGTGCTGGAACTGGGGGAAATGATAGTCAAACTGGGGTATCTCAGGGAGGGTGGGGGACATCAGGAGCAGGAGGGGAGAAAGCGATGTCTAGTGTTGAATGGGGTGGGAGTTCATCTGGTACTGGTGGAGCAGAAGCCACAGGAGGAGCCTGCAGCAGTAATAGCAGCAGCAGTGGATGCAGCACAGCTGGCAATCCCGTCACCTCACCATCCACTGCTATGAACAGAGCTTGGGACAATCAGAAAGGAGAGGTTGAAACGGGGGAATGGAGTGAGGGAGGAGGACAGGGAGCACAGGGAGGATCCAGTGGTGGGAATTCTAGAAGCGAAAGGGAACCTTACGGCAGTCGTCCTCGACGTCCGCCACCCAATACTGAAGCTGCCTTAGAGAGCCTTCTTAGCCGATCTGATCTTGATCCACGGGTCCTATCCAACACAGGCTGGGGCCAAACACAGATCCGACAAAACACAGCTTGGGATGTTGATGATCAAGTGGAACACAATAAGAGTGCACTGTTATCAGCTTCGACAAAACACTCAACTTCTCTGGGAAATTCTTCCCCATATACCTCTGGACCCAGAACCTTAATTGGTGATTCTAATGGTCCAGGTGTCATTCCTCCCTTGGTTTCATCTGTTGGATCCTCTGGAGAGGGCTGggagaccagcagcagcagtagcagcagtgGTGGGACCTCTCTATCTGGGAGAGGCCCACCTCCTTCGGGCCCCAGTATGAGTAATCTTGGCGTCTCGCAATCTGGTCCAGTGATCGCAACATGTACTGGGGTTGGATCAGGACCACTGGGACATAACCAGCAAGGGAAGGCTACAGGCTGGGGTGGAGGAGGGATGGGAGCTGTGGATAATCAGGAGTCCAAAGGTTGGGGTAATGAAGAATGGAGAGCCAGCAGAGGAAATGGAGGCAGTTGGGATGGTCTTGGGCAACAAGGCAGCGCTGTAAGTGCAGGCTGGGGAGGAAATGAAGAGAAAGGAGCTATCGGGTGGAAAGAAATGGGTGGGGAAGGACAAGGAAGTGAGTGGGGGTCAAGGCAGAAGGTTGGGTCAGGTAGGGGCTGGGGTGAGAAAGAGTCCAAATTAAATAGCAGCGGTGGGGGATGGGAAGATGACCAGAACAACAGATTAGGGAACTCAGGTGGGGATGCAGGAGTGGGTGGTTGGGGAAACTGGGATGAGGATGCTCCACGGAGATCCTGGGGGACAGGGGGTGGAGGGAGTGGGGCAGGATCAATCAGCGTTACTGGGTCCAAATCCCATCAAAGTTGGAGTGGAGTAAATAAAATGCATCAGATGCCAAACAGCCAATCGGGCTCCATCACAGGCCTACAGGCACAACTGCAACAGCAACAATCACAACCCCGTAATCAGCCTCCACAGCTGCAGCAAGCATTGGACCAAGGGGCTATGCAACGGGGTGGTGGGAGAAAACCAGTCTCCCAAGTCCAGAACCAAAGCTCAGGCTGGACCTCAGGGCCCATCCCTGCTGGTCATGGATTAGGTGGAAGTGGTTCTGAACAAAGTGGTTGGGAGGAACCCTCACCACAGTCATTAAGCAGGAAAAATGAGATAGATGATGGGACATCAGCATGGGGAGACCCAACACATTACAACTACAAGCCAGTTAACATGTGGGATAAGAACAGCACACCTGCTGGTCAACAGCCACATGATCTGGGACAAACTCAACAGCCACAGCAAGGACCTCCAGTACAGCAACAGCAAGGACCTCCAGTACAGCAGCTTTGTAGACCAGCTGCAGGACTTGGAGGCAGCAGGGACTTCAACACTGGCCATGGTCAAGGAAAAACTGCTGCAATGGGTGAGAAAACACCAACAAGTATTTCAATCTGTAAAAGGATCATGTCTAACCCAGTCATAAGTCTACATCAAGTGTGTCCTATGTgtagcccgggggccatttttggtccGCAGGAAATTTTttataatgtaaaaatgtatttattattaatgagatatactattacttattttgttttgttgcctatAACACAAATCTAATATGTTGGTGTATAGTATATATTGTCCTAATTGgattggtttcagcatctttCATGTACAACATGTATCAAAGTGGTTCCCCACACCACCTCCAATTTTTCTGCATATGGcccctgtggaaaaagttgggaaACCCCTGGTCTACATTAACAGAAGTTTGTTAGCACTTTTCAGTAATggtacgcgtgtgtgtgtgtgtgtgtgtgtgtgtgtgtgtgtgtgtgtgtgtgtgtgtgtgtgtgtgtgtgtacacacaggTACCTCGGGCTGGGGTGGTACACCTCCAGCTAGTCCCACTGTTGACAATGGCACTGCTGCTTGGGGAAAACCTACTGATGCCCCTTCTGGCTGGGGGGACCCCGATGATGCTGGGGGGAAAACAGGCTGGGGAAACCCTCCTCCCAATCCCATCAAATCTGGTGAGAATGTACAATatacaatagaaaaaaaacaaacttacataaaggaaaactgcacttttgtttttggaattttgcctatcattcacgatccttatgtgagacgtgaacacgTATCATTCACTGTCTTTTACTTTgtctgttctaaagatataaaaacggaACAGCTTATTACTGCACGTATAGGACAAACTTATTCCGCCCATAAAGtcgtctgaaaaagtctccaaaaagcgccaaccatgctccatttacatataatgtgacgtgcattttaaccaagctacagcgacattattattaacattgttacgccgatcgaactacgttactggcgcattGATAGTTAGCCATACCACAGTGagtactagccagctagcgacaagcttcaccacagactcgcccGCAGCGCATCACCTcagcctcagaccactaccaaaaggtaaggctacatatagCTACATACAGCCAgcgctatttttattttttagtttaagttaacgctaggtgtaggtgttcgtttctatgctgctatgtgaaatcaatgccccAAGAAAGGAAGTTTCGTTAATGAACAAaatccaacaaaacaaaatgtgttacatgttatcacaaatgtacctgttactacatggtcacagcatgtatataaaaccataaaaggtTGTTGGTttctggaggtgttttaatagcggtctttgtaggcagcaTAGGTGGATCCCATAAGTGCAGTAAAAGAGACAGCTCGAActgtctctttttgtttttatatctttagaacgaaCAGAAAAGACAGATGTGTTCATGTCacgcataaggattgtggatgatgggcaaaattccccccaaaaaagtgcagtttttaaaaaagttatgGCTAATATTCACTAGGGGtctaacgattcattcactacatcaatGCATCgatttactgtatattccttcgattcaactacatcgatctgggttGTCAAGTTCCATTCAggactacatactgtatatatcgaTCTAACTTAGTTTAAAACTGCAAAACGTCTGTCAGTGTACTCTTGCTAGTTGttgcaccgttctttcaaaaGGCTGCTTTGAGTACAGGTgaaaaagtttcaacacctaattgaagatagcataccacattcatttgctgaggaatttgcattatgtccctcacctttgggtgcaaagtgcaggtttggattgcactatagAAAGTAGATAATTAATCATGGctttgtactcattgataatttattcttaagtatgtcagcgtTATTAATAATACCTGGTTCCCTTCCAAAAAACACCATAAATCTAGGAAACTTTACGTGCACtttccagtatccaggtatttatttcacagtcacactggttgaattt
This sequence is a window from Dunckerocampus dactyliophorus isolate RoL2022-P2 chromosome 2, RoL_Ddac_1.1, whole genome shotgun sequence. Protein-coding genes within it:
- the tnrc6ba gene encoding trinucleotide repeat-containing gene 6B protein isoform X4; translation: MEDKKRKKEEKRKREASQKVTEQKSKDLTKQASAQPPATQSSPASPCPGPTPSASPSPATSGPGSAAAQSQGGNNAKRLAVANGQPTSTPGSSSTTGSTSGTGNGNTSSGGAALAPQQQPRYMPREVPPRFRCQQDHKVLLKRGQPPLSSMLLGGGGGGEGANASIAAVSDSGAATSSLALTSSSVAASSTTSNYANSMWGASLGSQASSQGREKVIVDGNDLEEWPSIGGSDGGGACFTVAGGSGSSSNNNNGMPVNSTSASGNQSSSTSLFSLPNECMQSSSSVAWGTAASQGHLGGGNAVVSAGPVLQQSSSLSKASTVPGSHDASGLVDSSSGIPGANFNPNANPSAWPALVQQDEPAAAGEGGSSSYHHQGPGGTISANNSASVGLKAGSVGVLGGHQALPVNQSSTHQHQLHQMQSRDREMGGGKWDSESAGPKIAGEEGVVGGMGAGINVGDHNHSSSWRAQPSYPASNSKTGASRTDGWEGGMGGYRAAEGDNGTSGWGFPGPSRGPNAWGSAGTGGNDSQTGVSQGGWGTSGAGGEKAMSSVEWGGSSSGTGGAEATGGACSSNSSSSGCSTAGNPVTSPSTAMNRAWDNQKGEVETGEWSEGGGQGAQGGSSGGNSRSEREPYGSRPRRPPPNTEAALESLLSRSDLDPRVLSNTGWGQTQIRQNTAWDVDDQVEHNKSALLSASTKHSTSLGNSSPYTSGPRTLIGDSNGPGVIPPLVSSVGSSGEGWETSSSSSSSGGTSLSGRGPPPSGPSMSNLGVSQSGPVIATCTGVGSGPLGHNQQGKATGWGGGGMGAVDNQESKGWGNEEWRASRGNGGSWDGLGQQGSAVSAGWGGNEEKGAIGWKEMGGEGQGSEWGSRQKVGSGRGWGEKESKLNSSGGGWEDDQNNRLGNSGGDAGVGGWGNWDEDAPRRSWGTGGGGSGAGSISVTGSKSHQSWSGVNKMHQMPNSQSGSITGLQAQLQQQQSQPRNQPPQLQQALDQGAMQRGGGRKPVSQVQNQSSGWTSGPIPAGHGLGGSGSEQSGWEEPSPQSLSRKNEIDDGTSAWGDPTHYNYKPVNMWDKNSTPAGQQPHDLGQTQQPQQGPPVQQQQGPPVQQLCRPAAGLGGSRDFNTGHGQGKTAAMGTSGWGGTPPASPTVDNGTAAWGKPTDAPSGWGDPDDAGGKTGWGNPPPNPIKSASKSMQDGWGDKEGSVAASRHSSWEEEEEGGGMWNSTGSQGSGSSWGQGSNGGWGQSHTVKKPSNKGPLKVGGGDSWMSPINRQFSNMGLLQNDDPSGPNIDLAPGSLQEKKIDMEKRTFGMMDYNGDMRKGGRGGGSMAYRSPVSKEAAPGDAVSFYDKGGHSLLGSSGGMSQLRHQPNVPPMNQSPGIRAQVPHQFLSPQVPGSLLKQMPPPSGGVGGVGGVGGVTGVGGGVFPPQLSPQHIAMLSSIYPPHIQFQLACQLLLQQQQQPQQQPQQQQQHLLQNQRKFTPNVRQQADPQQLARIMAVLQQQRQQQQVGSLGGSVKLSPSHHGGSGAKLPGAEVLPHQSLAGTVADLHQKTLGPYSSFNSGVNLSGLDLSGSVVGGPGGMKDMGGQQSRFKWMMEGHSSPDTSSPENAFHKNGPVTPMKMPGGSPYYDMIVGDPQGNTNWHRTPGNKLSTKQTTTPSWPPEFQPGVPWKGIDRVDPESDPYMTPGGMMGNTVSPGLNDTEHQLLQDNTDSIPPLNTLLPSPGAWPYSASDALNNAHNSAKYTDYKTGWSPEPIGHKSWKASRGSSQFQLSRPPPGLASQKQLTPTPWLGGAPRLAGRGWGSGSATTSSAWSDGSSRESCWLELSNLTPQIDGSTLRTICMQHGPLLTFHLGLTQGTALIRYGSKHEAAKAQSALHMCVLGNTTILAEFVSEEDVARYIAQSQAGGSGNGGTSIGSGTTPTPSSTVGTNSSGAPCELGGAGGSSGGGVGAEGGSTPGTALPEATGHSESTWQSLDSTGSSSDQSAPPAPGLGIFTQWSSNSAGVGGTAGVEPGRQGLWGGMSGAGYPSSSLWGSPALEDRHQMGSPASLLPGDLLGGGGD